In Candidatus Contubernalis alkalaceticus, the genomic window ATGCTTCTATTACCTTGGAGCATTACCGCTTTTTTTGTCTGCTCTCATTCCATTAACCAAAACTTGGAGCAGTTGCTAATGCTTGTTTCTGTTGAATATTATAAAAAGGCAGCTAAAATTCGGCTGAAAAAATCCATTGGATAAATCAACAAATTAAATGAATATTACAACATCATACTTAATCTTTTGGTTTCTCTTGCAATCATCAGCTCTTCGTTAGTAGGAATAACAAATACTTTAAATGAAGAATTATCAGTGCTGATTTCGGCTTCTACACCTCTGATGTCATTTTTATCTTTATCAATCTCGATCCCCGCAAAGTTCAAATAATTACAAACTCTTTCCCGGATGGTATTCGAATTTTCACCTATTCCGGCAGTGAATACAAGAGCATCAATTCCCCCCATTACCATGTAATAAGAGCCTATATATTTAACTATATTATAAACAAATACTTCTAGTGCCATTTTAGCCCGTTGGTTTCCTTCTTCTTCAGCCTGCTCCAAATCACGAAAATCACTACTTACTGCTGATAAGCCCAGCACACCAGATTTCTTATTTAGCAAGTTGTTAATTTCATCAAGATTTAAATTTTCTTTATCCATAATAAAAGGTACTATGGCCGGATCAAAGCTGCCGGTCCTGGTTCCCATTACTAAGCCTTCAAGTGGCGTTAATCCCATTGATGTATCCACGGACATACCATTTTTAACTGCTGCAATGCTGGCCCCATTACCTAAGTGAAGGGTGATAATTTTTAACTCCTCTAAAGGTGTTTTGAGAATTTGTGCAGTTCTTTCTGCCACATATTTATGAGAAGTTCCATGAAAACCGTAACGACGAATACCATACTTTTCATACAATTCATAGGGTAAACCGTATAAATAAGCTTTCCTGGGAATTCTTTGATGAAACGCTGTATCAAAAACACCTACCTGTACCGTATCATGAAAATACTCTTTGGCCGCTTCTACTCCTAAAATGTTAGGTGGATTGTGTAGAGGTGCCAGTTCAGAACATTTTTCAATTACACTCAAAACCTTATCATCAATAACCATTGAATCAGAAAAATCTTCTCCACCATGAACGATTCTATGTCCAACGGCCTTAATCTCTGACAAATCCGTCAGCATGCCAAATTCTTTATCCTGCAAAGCATCCACCAGTAAACTTATAGCTTCCTTATGATTGTTAACATCTTTAACTATTTCTAACTCTTTTATTTCTTCCGCCAATATTTTTTTATGACTAAACTTAGAACCGGCTGATCCAATACGCTCCACTAATCCTTTTGCCAGGACATCTTCATTTTCCATATTAAAAACTTGATATTTTAAAGATGAGCTGCCACTATTTAATATCAAAACTTTCACCAGGCTTACCTCCTATTACTACATCATCCAATTACAATTTTAAGGACGCTCGTTTTTTACTCGCTGTGCAAGCATCTTTTGAAACAAGCGCCCCCATGACAAGTGCATTGAAAGCATTAATTAAATATAATTCTTTTCCTTTAAAATCTCCAGCGCTTTATCTTTATCTTCTTCCGCAACCTGCACAATGGGACCTGTACAACCCATTCCGCTTTCTGCATAAATTTTGTTTTTCCATAGAGACTGTACTGCATCTTCAATTTCCAATATTTCGATTCCTGGGATTTCTTCCGTTACGACTTTTTGAGGAGGAGCCGCAACTTTTTCTTCCTGCTCTGTGGCAGGCTTGCTCTTTAAGGAATCAAGAGCTTCAGCCCATCCGGCTTTCCTAACAGAGGTGAATTCTTCTTTTACTTTGCTTACTACATTCCCACTGGCAGACTCTGCTGCAAACTTTAAGGCTCCTGCTATTACTGGAGCTCCTGAAGCCCGGGATATAATACAAATCACTTTTTTGTAGTCTTCTCCTATGCCAGGGCCATAACCGTATCCTAGAGCTTCATATTTTCCTCCGGTTACATATGCGGAGAATATTTTCATAAAAATATTACCTGAAAGACTATCAGTTACCATAATATCCGGAGTACCCATGATAAGGTCATTCCCCCTCATAACAACGCCCTCGTCAGACCTCCCGGAATTTGCAAAGTTTATGGGGTAACCTTTTTCCTTTAACTGCTTTAATATTCTTTCCACCTGCCTGGCCCCGTCAACATTTAATATCCCAACACTGGGATTTTCATTTCCGCAGGCTTTAGCCGTGGCTATGGCATAAATTGTGTTTTTTAACATGGATATTATCCTGTCAGTATCGGATACCCCTGTGGTTGTGGCAATATACATGTCCTTTCCCCTGGCAGGAGTGATTACTCTTCCTACCGTTGATACTCCCAAGGGAAAATTATAATGCATGGTAACCGAGGCTTCAATTTCTCCTGATGCAAGCATTTTATCCATCAATTCGTGGGCTTCTTCTTCACTGCTTGCCTCCACCACTTCAAGGTCAGTTTGTACTCCGCTTCCTATTACAACTATCTCAATGTCAGGATTTTTATCTTGAGCAAGCTGTGCTCCCAACATTACTTCTTCTACACCCAGTTCACTGCCATAAATAGTAATGCCAACTCTGGTCTTCTTTTGACTGAACCCAAATTCTAAAGAATCAGCCGTATCCTCCAGTACACGGGCAAGCGTTTGTATCGCTAATTTTTCACTCACAGTGATCACTCCTTCAGCGAGTTCGCACAGTCACGTAATAGTTTAGCAACCGTTTTTCTTACTTCTTCTTCTCCTGAGAATTCCTTTTCTATTCCGGTATTTTCTTCAAGAACAAAAGAAATACCGTCAAACTGATTGGTCATTCTGCCTAAGAACAGACTTCCTTTACCTATAATCAACCCTCTTTTAATTTTTCCCTCCAGGATCCAATCCCGACAATGACCTACAAAAGGTACTCCCGAAGGAACGTGCCCCTGGGTAGGAGCAAAACCAGGCATACCAAACTTTTCTACAGATGCCATTAAATTTTCTTTTAGTATTTGTCCTTTTTGTACGCCCAAAGCAGCTATCATTTTAAAATTACCCTGGGGAATATTTCCTGCTCCTGCTGGTTCTGTTAATTCCGGGTTATGCAATTCAGCCGCAAATCGGTCAACGTCCGTAATTTCGTAACCAAGTGTTTGCAGAGGTTCTAAAACAACTGCACTCATGGAGGCAACCGGAGAACTACCGGAACCTATTTTATGCCTGCCAATAGCATCAGTACGAATAACAGGATTTACTCCGTCATTTTCAGTGATATGGATAGCAAATGCCCCCATCATGTCTTCCAGTATGGGCATGCCCTTTTTCAGGTGCTCTCTTGAATTCATGCCCAATTTGGCAGTAGAGCCTCCTCCAACCACCACTACATTTTTGAAAATACCTGACTGTACCAGGCCTGAAGCCTGGACTATAGCATGGACAGGAGCTGAACAAAAGCTTCTTGTATCTGATCCGGTAGCATTTAGACAGCCGCACATTTCAGCGATAGCCTTGGCAAGATTTCCTCCGCCTCTTTGATTCATATCTCCAACTGCTTCTTCAGAACATTCAATAATGTAATCAACATCTTCTGGCCGCAGGTCATTCTTTTTGAAGTGAAGCAGTATAGTATATGCGGCAGTAGCCTTGGAAACAAGATTTTCCACCATTGCCTCACTTGATAAAGCATGGTCATAGGGATGAGCTGCCTTTACACAACCCACCAGTTGTGTTCCATTACTTAAAGGTTGGGCTCCTTTATTTTTGATAAGTTCCTCTATTTCTTCAATTGCAGCAGCATTTCCATTAAGGACTTTAAAATTACCAAGAGCAGCTATATCGGAATCGGCTGACAATTTTTCCCTGATTGTTTCCTGAAATTTCTCTTCCAGTACTACCAGATTGAAAACATCAGCAATTTTTACCAGTCCGATTAATTCATCCTCTTCTATAATCGCCCCAAATTTACCATCTTTTTTTGCATCACTTAAACCATTTTCATACCAGGGACGAGGAATTTCTTTCAGGTCATCAGGAGAAATATTGCCTATAAATGCCTGGTTTGGAGCATAACTTACTGCCTGTTCAAAGCTCCTTAACTGCTTAGAAAGCTCTGAATAATATTTTTTAGTTGGGTCGTTCCTGTATTCTACCGTTTGAGTCGTGCCATGATTCAAAAGTGTTCCCCTGGCATGTATAAGAGCATAACTGGCTCCTTTTATAACCGGGTATCCCATATTTGACACCTCCAGAAAATAATGTAATCGTGATAAGGGCAATGTTCATTACCCTTATCAATAACCATCATTTAAGCTCGATACGCTTTAACTTCCGCAATTACCTGATCCACTTCCAGTATCATTTCCATAGTACCAACGTGTTCCTCATAAACATCAGCGTCAACAAATTCCTTTAATTCAAATATGTGATACACTGGGAGCTCTAACTGAACTCCACCCAACGGACCTGCAAAAGTAGGATCACCATTCGTTACGGTTTCGGCTGTAAGGCCAGCAGTTTCTGCTTCAGCACTGCCGAGAATAACCATAATATTCTCTTTACCGTATTTATTAGCTATTTCCAAAACTTTTGACTGATTCTCAAGGTCCATTGCTCCTGCAGCTGTTCAGACAAAACACTCGGTAGATGAAAACACAACTTCAACATTTAAAGAGCCGACACACTGCTCGATAGTTAGTGCAGGCACACCATCCCGGTCGCCTAAAATTATTAATTTTTTCCCGTCAAGCATTTTTTACCCTC contains:
- the grdD gene encoding glycine/sarcosine/betaine reductase complex component C subunit alpha, producing the protein MSEKLAIQTLARVLEDTADSLEFGFSQKKTRVGITIYGSELGVEEVMLGAQLAQDKNPDIEIVVIGSGVQTDLEVVEASSEEEAHELMDKMLASGEIEASVTMHYNFPLGVSTVGRVITPARGKDMYIATTTGVSDTDRIISMLKNTIYAIATAKACGNENPSVGILNVDGARQVERILKQLKEKGYPINFANSGRSDEGVVMRGNDLIMGTPDIMVTDSLSGNIFMKIFSAYVTGGKYEALGYGYGPGIGEDYKKVICIISRASGAPVIAGALKFAAESASGNVVSKVKEEFTSVRKAGWAEALDSLKSKPATEQEEKVAAPPQKVVTEEIPGIEILEIEDAVQSLWKNKIYAESGMGCTGPIVQVAEEDKDKALEILKEKNYI
- a CDS encoding acetate/propionate family kinase; amino-acid sequence: MKVLILNSGSSSLKYQVFNMENEDVLAKGLVERIGSAGSKFSHKKILAEEIKELEIVKDVNNHKEAISLLVDALQDKEFGMLTDLSEIKAVGHRIVHGGEDFSDSMVIDDKVLSVIEKCSELAPLHNPPNILGVEAAKEYFHDTVQVGVFDTAFHQRIPRKAYLYGLPYELYEKYGIRRYGFHGTSHKYVAERTAQILKTPLEELKIITLHLGNGASIAAVKNGMSVDTSMGLTPLEGLVMGTRTGSFDPAIVPFIMDKENLNLDEINNLLNKKSGVLGLSAVSSDFRDLEQAEEEGNQRAKMALEVFVYNIVKYIGSYYMVMGGIDALVFTAGIGENSNTIRERVCNYLNFAGIEIDKDKNDIRGVEAEISTDNSSFKVFVIPTNEELMIARETKRLSMML
- the grdC gene encoding glycine/sarcosine/betaine reductase complex component C subunit beta, with the translated sequence MGYPVIKGASYALIHARGTLLNHGTTQTVEYRNDPTKKYYSELSKQLRSFEQAVSYAPNQAFIGNISPDDLKEIPRPWYENGLSDAKKDGKFGAIIEEDELIGLVKIADVFNLVVLEEKFQETIREKLSADSDIAALGNFKVLNGNAAAIEEIEELIKNKGAQPLSNGTQLVGCVKAAHPYDHALSSEAMVENLVSKATAAYTILLHFKKNDLRPEDVDYIIECSEEAVGDMNQRGGGNLAKAIAEMCGCLNATGSDTRSFCSAPVHAIVQASGLVQSGIFKNVVVVGGGSTAKLGMNSREHLKKGMPILEDMMGAFAIHITENDGVNPVIRTDAIGRHKIGSGSSPVASMSAVVLEPLQTLGYEITDVDRFAAELHNPELTEPAGAGNIPQGNFKMIAALGVQKGQILKENLMASVEKFGMPGFAPTQGHVPSGVPFVGHCRDWILEGKIKRGLIIGKGSLFLGRMTNQFDGISFVLEENTGIEKEFSGEEEVRKTVAKLLRDCANSLKE
- the grdA gene encoding glycine/sarcosine/betaine reductase complex selenoprotein A — translated: MLDGKKLIILGDRDGVPALTIEQCVGSLNVEVVFSSTECFVUTAAGAMDLENQSKVLEIANKYGKENIMVILGSAEAETAGLTAETVTNGDPTFAGPLGGVQLELPVYHIFELKEFVDADVYEEHVGTMEMILEVDQVIAEVKAYRA